A section of the Acropora muricata isolate sample 2 chromosome 4, ASM3666990v1, whole genome shotgun sequence genome encodes:
- the LOC136914666 gene encoding cilia- and flagella-associated protein 43-like: MDQFGTLELGWAQGYDGCPALFVNRDTICFVCGNNVKFVNIKDKRESVLASPGDGIGALAVNPSYSNFAFAELKVNPKVFVYAFPDFSRPRSTLEGGARLSYSCIAFANNSTILATHSGVPDFQLTVWNWFEKQKLCSVDVRRQVCTCLSFNPTNWRHLCTMSKDVLTLWNIGQLDTKYSLISSSIKLPLVDDSLQDDEFEDLNRSLSRMSHSEGFKLTKAAIAGLVSEMAKSYEPGEQKERCQPVSCCWTADSKVYCGCKGGQVICVDSENSQVTFVLNPKIQESGHERTETLSLIRNATMESITEDQKQEGADPGCEEQLKKADIVNVGPGSVDCLALHMKGLFLAGQDGVLRLLDISHSEPKILEQIDVGCPVTSLSWSPNYRSMALGSSKGSVYLYNSEGSLAELLYVHNSDFVGIDCLTAGNEYCVSCKADGLLQVWSIEAGKVVSQINLSCQASCMQCCPSSSVVAVGSLTGHISFVEMTNVEKPRLIYRSHLHNGPVLQLSFDWSGQLYVTGSNDGHVFVCDAKVSNNFKVLGHLDLPGTVCSLSIISTREKDNQGPWKMAVAYRTNDVNPLATKLLEFEVTMETLKGAQEAFLDKTLLYRDEVVKKCIYQLAIPCYSVILSTPQTAISLAHAKKVMVKLALTGEEKSLPPDFKLKPTDVFPGHELHGGHVILSPHQRWLASCAPDGKLVLRAVGALDRTLRVAAHHYKRGGATHVCFTGDSQRVLSTGADGVLACWVWNFSSTGRGKAAAAIENARARTSLLTGTRTQEDTLAAQREEYLPRPPSPVEKANTEASEKQQKIVKDGIYTTPTPTPSEDATWLEKAVSETQREEAKKYADIKRKLRQEIQELRNTVLQMMSDNEQAPEIERLDRHEFNLDTDQRQKLVLEGEEKIKQVRGEIGQANLANQYLRNMIKKECWDAMVVKGRSVNAFHLPLSVSNYPMKERTKGELEQIEYVISQRKIEQAEAEASKDVISGPTSARNTPIVEERLEFEDEDAIADDDGEKSGDNPATSGSRGAAYGGGNELLQSQFQLHTVQQKLNQIVLLQDATHRIKVAFNKEFDDVYKQKEAEIKRVKEKNERIRKILGDLELSEKVFEPSLSVDEKPELLFEVKDDEVPFEKYISAEEQTKLDEQAKLEEERRLAEKGDNARERALMMMMQGRLEANPEDELKKDLVPPDFMISKPQEEWSEEDQKAAKEFEKKKQKLQEDREKYRKSLETELKKLQSGISEATAAFDEKLNQLFQRKVKTEMVVYQEDLKILRLIVSVLTESELDTQELELTRRMNETRDKKTQTASTLAEAKREVDHFRDSYEIVLAEDKALDKAFKKEFADQDVHTVEQLYKLFKRRPRGQKQLKAAAESHGELTESGNPVVPRPSSSRTQSEAQRSLERAMDELDDEQHMPEGVESAVWQRLVQARRQKLESEQQVKAKALVLAEMNAFMQKRTEEDEKVNRELEQTLQALQRLRDEKSKFVMNLEVQLLLKQGQVEVAPGSFITDYTESALIHRSVVEDLNAQITTLGKGKITTMEDSKEFRKGIHRLEWEHKKMEMQSADLLSKIRDVQLLRVTKELQQFLSEGDQQARQQQEIATLEQTLTLHEKMHHRNVNDRKETIKNIKRLIRRKEKENEQLDADLEELALSVAERRNVNEANVAVRSDTGAERRLQDIVARRKLVDLAKAQAQEVAVLRAEVERLRMRTFPALVQIEH, from the exons ATGGATCAATTCGGTACTCTTGAACTTGG GTGGGCACAAGGATATGATGGCTGCCCTGCCTTGTTTGTGAATAGAGACACTATCTGCTTTGTTTGTGGAAACAATGTAAAGTTTGTAAACATAAAAGACAAAAGGGAATCAGTTCTTGCAAGTCCTGGGGATGGAATCGGTGCCCTTGCTGTGAATCCATCATACAGCAATTTTGCTTTTGCAGAGCTTAAGGTCAATCCTAAAGTCTTTGTGTATGCTTTCCCTGATTTTTCAAGACCAAGGAGTACTCTTGAAG GTGGAGCAAGACTAAGTTACTCCTGCATTGCATTTGCTAACAATAGCACTATTTTAGCAACACACTCTGGTGTGCCTGACTTTCAGCTCACTGTCTG GAATTGGTTTGAAAAGCAGAAATTATGCTCAGTTGATGTCAGAAGGCAGGTATGCACCTGCCTTTCTTTCAACCCAACAAACTGGCGCCACCTGTGTACAATGTCAAAGGACGTACTAACACTTTGGAACATTGGACAACTTGACACCAAATATTCCCTGATATCAAG TTCCATCAAGTTACCCCTTGTGGACGACAGTCTCCAGGATGATGAGTTTGAAGACTTAAATCGTTCACTTAGTCGAATGAGTCACTCTGAAGGATTTAAATTAACAAAAGCAGCTATAGCTGGGCTAGTCAGTGAGATGGCTAAGAGCTATGAACCAg GTGAGCAGAAGGAGAGATGCCAGCCTGTCAGCTGCTGTTGGACAGCTGATAGTAAAGTATACTGTGGCTGTAAAGGAGGCCAGGTCATTTGTGTTGACTCAGAAAACAGCCAAGTCACCTTTGTGCTAAATCCAAAAATTCAAGAATCAGGACATGAAAGAACAGAAACATTGTCATTGATAAGAAATGCAACCATGGAGTCCATAACAGAAGACCAAAAACAAGAAG GTGCAGATCCAGGTTGTGAGGAACAACTCAAGAAAGCTGACATTGTAAATGTGGGACCAGGATCAGTTGACTGCCTTGCTTTACACATGAAAGGACTCTTTCTTGCAGGGCAG GATGGAGTGTTAAGACTTTTGGACATCTCACACTCCGAGCCAAAAATTTTGGAGCAGATTGATGTTGGTTGTCCTGTGACAAGTCTTTCCTGGTCACCGAACTATCGCAGCATGGCTCTTGGTAGCTCCAAG GGATCAGTTTACCTTTATAATTCTGAAGGATCTTTAGCTGAGTTGCTTTATGTTCACAATTCAGACTTTGTTGGAATTGATTGTCTGACTGCAGGAAATGAATACTGTGTG AGTTGCAAGGCAGATGGCTTGTTACAAGTATGGAGCATAGAAGCAGGCAAAGTGGTCAGTCAAATCAATTTAAGCTGTCAG GCTTCATGTATGCAGTGCTGTCCATCCTCCAGCGTTGTGGCTGTTGGTTCCTTGACTGGTCATATTTCCTTTGTCGAGATGACGAATGTTGAGAAACCTCGGCTGATTTACAGAAGCCACCTTCATAATGGACCTGTGCTTCAGCTCAG CTTTGATTGGAGTGGTCAACTGTATGTAACAGGATCAAATGATGGTCACGTATTTGTCTGTGATGCAAAAGTCAGCAACAACTTCAAGGTTTTGGGACACTTAG ATCTCCCAGGAACTGTGTGCTCCTTATCTATAATAAGTACTCGAGAAAAGGACAACCAGGGACCTTGGAAAATGGCGGTGGCTTACCGCACCAATGATGTCAATCCACTGGCAACAAAGCTGTTGGAGTTTGAAGTTACAATGGAGACATTGAAAG GAGCTCAAGAAGCGTTTTTGGACAAGACTCTTCTTTACAGAGATGAAGTAGTGAAAAAATGTATTTACCAATTAGCCATTCCTTGCTATAGTGTCATACTGAGCACTCCACAAACCGCGATATCATTAGCACATGCCAAGAAAGTAATGGTCAAACTTGCGCTTACAGGGGAGGAGAAG aGTCTTCCACCAGATTTCAAACTGAAACCAACCGATGTATTCCCAGGTCATGAGCTGCATGGTGGTCATGTGATTCTTTCACCGCACCAGCGTTGGCTAGCTAGCTGTGCACCTGATGGAAAACTTGTGCTTCGCGCGGTCGGAGCACTG GATCGTACACTACGTGTCGCAGCCCATCATTACAAGCGAGGTGGAGCCACTCATGTTTGTTTTACTGGTGACTCACAGCGTGTGTTAAGCACAGGAGCGGATGGCGTCCTGGCTTGTTGGGTCTGGAACTTCTCATCCACTG GTCGAGGAAAAGCTGCCGCTGCCATAgaaaatgcgcgcgctcgcacCTCATTGCTGACCGGTACTCGAACACAGGAAGACACTTTGGCGGCTCAGAGAGAAGAGTATTTACCCAGACCTCCGTCGCCTGTTGAGAAAGCTAACACTGAAGCGAGCGAGAAGCAACAGAAAATTGTCAAGGACGGCATCTACACCACGCCTACCCCTACCCCCTCGGAAGACGCTACGTGGCTTGAAAAGGCTGTCAGTGAG ACCCAACGCGAGGAAGCGAAAAAGTACGCTGATATTAAGCGGAAGTTACGTCAAGAAATCCAGGAGTTGCGTAACACGGTGCTGCAAATGATGAGTGACAATGAACAGGCTCCGGAAATAGAACGACTGGATAGACACGAGTTCAACCTGGACACAGATCAACGACAGAAGTTGGTTTTGGAAggagaagaaaaaattaaacag GTTCGAGGAGAGATAGGGCAAGCCAACCTGGCCAATCAGTACCTAAGAAACATGATAAAGAAAGAATGCTGGGACGCTATGGTTGTGAAAGGAAGATCGGTTAATGCTTTTCACTTGCCTCTGTCTGTATCGAACTATCCAATGAAGGAACGTACAAAAGGTGAACTGGAGCAGATTGAGTATGTAATTAGTCAGAGAAAAATTGAGCAGGCGGAGGCTGAAGCCAGCAAAGATGTCATCAGCGGACCAACATCAGCCAGGAACACGCCAATTGTCG AGGAACGCCTAGAGTTCGAAGACGAAGATGCCATAGCCGATGACGACGGAGAGAAGTCTGGAGACAACCCTGCAACATCTGGGAGCCGCGGTGCTGCTTACGGTGGTGGGAATGAGCTTCTTCAGAGTCAGTTCCAGCTCCACACGGTCCAACAGAAGCTCAATCAGATTGTTTTGCTACAG GATGCCACTCATAGAATCAAGGTTGCTTTCAATAAGGAATTCGATGATGTCTATAAGCAGAAGGAAGCGGAGATTAAAAGAGTCAAAGAAAAGAACGAGAGGATAAGGAAAATCCTTGGTGATTTAGAGCTGAGTGAGAAAGTTTTTGAGCCAAGTTTGAGCGTGGACGAGAAACCCGAGCTGCTGTTTGAAGTCAAGGACGACGAGGTGCCATTTGAGAAGTACATCAGTGCAGAGGAACAAACCAAATTGGATGAACAGGCTAAGCTAGAAGAAG AGCGAAGACTTGCCGAGAAAGGTGACAACGCGCGGGAACGGgctttgatgatgatgatgcaagGAAGATTGGAAGCCAACCCAGAGGACGAGTTGAAAAAGGACCTGGTACCACCGGACTTCATGATAAGCAAACCGCAAGAGGAATGGAGCGAGGAGGATCAGAAGGCCGCTAAGGAGtttgagaaaaagaaacaaaaactgcAAGAGGATCGCGAGAAATATCGCAAATCACTTGAAACAGAGCTTAAGAAACTACAGAGCGGCATCTCTGAAGCTACAGCGGCATTCGATGAGAAACTCAATCAGCTGTTTCAGCGGAAAGTTAAAACAGAAATGGTCGTCTACCAG GAGGATCTGAAGATCTTGCGTTTGATTGTATCCGTGCTGACAGAAAGTGAACTGGATACTCAAGAACTGGAATTAACTCGCCGCATGAATGAAACAAGAGATAAGAAGACGCAGACTGCAAGTACCCTGGCTGAAGCTAAGAGAGAGGTGGATCATTTCCGCGACTCATACGAGATCGTGTTGGCCGAGGACAAAGCACTGGACAAAGCTTTCAAAAAGGAATTTGCAGATCAGGACGTTCATACTGTGGAACAGTTGTATAAACTCTTTAAACGAAGACCTCG AGGGCAGAAGCAGCTAAAAGCTGCCGCAGAATCACACGGAGAACTCACAGAGAGTGGAAACCCTGTTGTACCAAGGCCTTCCTCTTCTCGCACTCAATCAGAGGCCCAAAGAAGCTTGGAACGGGCGATGGACGAACTCGATGACGAGCAGCACATGCCCGAAGGGGTAGAGTCCGCTGTCTGGCAAAGACTGGTCCAAGCCAGAAGACAGAAACTTGAGAGCGAACAACAA GTGAAAGCAAAAGCGCTCGTGCTGGCTGAAATGAATGCATTCATGCAGAAACGAACCGAGGAGGATGAAAAAGTCAACAGGGAACTTGAACAAACTCTTCAGGCACTGCAAAG GTTAAGAGATGAAAAATCAAAGTTTGTTATGAATTTAGAAGTCCAATTGCTTCTAAAACAAGGGCAG GTTGAGGTCGCTCCTGGCTCCTTTATCACAGACTACACCGAAAGTGCCTTGATTCATCGCTCCGTGGTTGAGGATCTTAACGCGCAAATAACG ACCCTTGGAAAAGGAAAGATCACAACCATGGAAGACAGTAAGGAGTTTAGGAAAGGAATTCATCGCCTTGAATG GGAACACAAAAAGATGGAAATGCAATCTGCAGACCTCTTGTCCAAGATTCGTGACGTTCAACTGCTGAGAGTAACCAAAGAACTTCAACAG TTTCTATCAGAAGGAGACCAACAGGCCAGACAACAGCAGGAAATAGCAACGTTGGAGCAAACGCTGACTTTGCATGAAAAAATGCACCACCGTAACGTCAATGATCGCAAAGAAACAATCAAGAACATAAAGAGATTGATCCGGcgtaaagaaaaggaaaatgaacAGCTCGACGCTGACCTGGAAGAACTTGCTCTGTCCGTTGCCGAACGGAGGAATGTTAATGAAGCAAATG TTGCAGTTCGCTCGGATACTGGGGCCGAGCGGCGCTTACAGGACATTGTGGCCCGGCGCAAGTTGGTGGATCTCGCTAAAGCGCAGGCCCAGGAAGTAGCGGTCTTACGGGCCGAAGTGGAGAGATTACGCATGCGCACCTTTCCTGCTCTTGTACAAATTGAGCATTAG